One region of Lusitaniella coriacea LEGE 07157 genomic DNA includes:
- a CDS encoding eCIS core domain-containing protein, with the protein MKTYAPQSKSSWKPSSRSAESESLSSPQQADLEPNSEQEMEIASEKPWGSMMGNVMHSGTDEGSGSNSGMVLQTKLTIGEPGDIYEQEADRVAKQVVSQINSPNSESNATNKGIQAKAEGIKPVTPLTLSGKPKPQLQQSGEGGTASPTLETSINQAKSSGQSLPNSLQQKVGQAMGTDFSGVKVHTDSNADTLNRSLSSRAFTTGNHIFFKRGEYNPTSSGGQELITHELTHVRQQQPSVAHGSMKTRGVRMQTSQTKGNLLQRKVVEKIKIHKETYGWTNDFDTSESIEKQPGLSVNKEEKDAVDIDLAVYPHIKEEALENYDTQARTGKAFIEQDKVMEITKPPSDVVKYPEKDGVGVKLYSPTIQAIVYHSGNKSLTVHPREYKVGGKVGVDVRNIFEDKRFRVTKRIRQADPRHTSTHHTNYYKFKGVEPHDHWFKWPPSVISENFKEKFQEALVAKGHLKVGTFNDEYEKAVMEEYEKERKYWEKMGGASHDEWSY; encoded by the coding sequence ATGAAAACTTACGCTCCTCAATCGAAGTCTTCCTGGAAACCTTCATCGCGCTCTGCGGAGTCTGAATCCCTCTCTTCCCCCCAGCAAGCGGATTTAGAGCCAAATTCAGAACAGGAAATGGAAATAGCCTCAGAAAAGCCTTGGGGTTCGATGATGGGGAACGTGATGCACTCAGGCACAGACGAGGGGTCTGGTTCTAATTCCGGTATGGTGCTGCAAACCAAGCTCACTATTGGCGAACCCGGAGATATCTACGAGCAAGAAGCGGATCGCGTTGCCAAGCAAGTTGTCAGCCAGATAAATTCGCCCAATTCCGAATCAAACGCCACCAATAAAGGGATTCAGGCAAAAGCAGAGGGAATCAAACCCGTCACTCCCCTAACGCTGTCAGGGAAACCCAAACCTCAACTCCAGCAATCGGGAGAGGGAGGAACCGCATCCCCCACATTAGAAACCTCCATCAACCAAGCAAAAAGTAGTGGTCAATCTTTACCCAACAGTTTGCAGCAGAAGGTTGGACAAGCAATGGGAACGGATTTTAGTGGGGTGAAGGTTCATACGGATAGCAACGCAGATACCCTCAATCGCTCTTTGAGTTCGCGGGCATTTACGACAGGAAACCACATATTCTTCAAGCGAGGGGAATATAATCCAACCAGTTCGGGAGGACAAGAATTAATTACCCACGAGTTGACCCATGTGAGACAACAACAACCGAGTGTGGCTCATGGATCTATGAAAACGAGAGGGGTGCGTATGCAGACAAGTCAGACTAAGGGCAACCTGTTACAACGAAAAGTAGTTGAAAAGATCAAGATTCACAAAGAAACATATGGGTGGACGAATGATTTTGATACTTCAGAAAGTATAGAAAAACAGCCTGGACTAAGCGTCAACAAAGAAGAAAAAGATGCAGTCGATATCGATTTAGCTGTATATCCACATATAAAAGAAGAAGCTCTTGAAAATTATGACACCCAAGCTCGAACAGGAAAAGCTTTCATCGAGCAAGACAAAGTAATGGAAATAACAAAACCGCCATCTGACGTTGTGAAGTATCCAGAAAAAGATGGGGTAGGAGTAAAATTATATTCACCGACAATACAAGCAATTGTTTATCATTCAGGCAACAAGTCTTTGACTGTTCATCCCAGAGAATATAAAGTCGGAGGAAAAGTAGGAGTGGATGTTAGAAACATCTTTGAAGACAAGAGATTTAGGGTGACAAAACGAATAAGGCAAGCCGATCCACGACATACAAGTACTCACCATACTAATTATTACAAATTTAAGGGTGTTGAGCCACACGATCATTGGTTTAAATGGCCGCCCAGCGTTATAAGTGAAAATTTCAAGGAGAAGTTTCAAGAAGCTTTAGTGGCAAAAGGACATCTTAAAGTAGGAACTTTTAATGATGAGTATGAGAAAGCAGTAATGGAAGAGTATGAAAAAGAAAGAAAATATTGGGAGAAAATGGGTGGTGCATCCCATGATGAGTGGTCTTATTGA
- a CDS encoding ATP-binding protein: MAENLSAPKDQTNIVLEANQRLSQSLLWRLQRQFFEQQGLQAWNTGKVPHYITSNPFIANAYGKVVFGFLRDWSAISEGETCPIPLDLSQPVYILELGSGSGRFAYHFLKQFFADYPHSVLREIPVKYVMTDFARSTLDFWQSHPFLQPFIEQGLLDFARFDIESTDPLQLVQSGEVLSAETLKNPAIVFANYFFDSIPQDLFAIQKGQLHETLLTLSSSHAIEDLTESDSLEALEIHFEDRPINVEYYENPAFNRVLQYYQQHLDDTNLLFPSVALDCLAHLRKLTGDRLLLLAADKGYSREDFLQDREKPKLMFHQGCFSLMVNFHAIAQYTQLQGGQALVPSHLPRGLNICAFLFGEPATEYGETQQAYQNCIQKTSPDDFFALKKIVEPVYSTLNLRQILAYLRFSGWDSNIFLGCLPALMAQVETAPESLWQEVYRAIQNVWEMYYWIGEDADLPLQLARLLSVMGDDAEALDYLDDSLRLYGETSENLLHQAACYFRLGEKVDALATLERTLVLQPQLNAARILKQAIETDNDAVESVLQVALSQDRDLSFITHANTLDPLSLSLSGLKQVLERYIEGQPPTGTVLETEPIPLSQLGEKFQLSPFERAILLLCVGLEIEPNFQSLCAKAQGDAQKPYATLGLALSALPGADWSVLSPQNALHYWQLVRMEPGRLLTESPLKIDRGILCYLLGEPSLAPQLADLVTIVSPQGIALPPSHRAIAQQIVTAWSASPPHQRLPLIALNGTDETTNANIATIACDFLGFQLVTLSAAVLPASPHDLKELQRCWEREAILTHSVLLLDREMATDPAQEGAIALFLETLNTPVIFSSRDRKPPLRRSILIFDVPKLPHEEQIALWNAYLQNSAEKLGHYGSVLATQFSLTPTAIQTVCLQVNEREDDATFREHLWHLCRLQARPNLDDLAQRIEATATWNELVLPDRERQILKDMAAHLKYRAQVYQDWGFAKKGDRGLGISALFYGESGTGKTMAAEVLAADCNLDLYRIDLSTVVSKYIGETEKNLRRIFDAAETGGVILLFDEADALFGKRTEIKDSRDRHANIEVSYLLQRMETYQGLAILTSNLKDSLDKAFLRRLRFMLPFPFPDSDARSAIWQGIFPTQTPTQGLDYTKLGQLKVAGGNIRNIALNAAFLAAQNNSPVTMEWIRQAAQREYLKLEKLLTNEEIRGWSGD, encoded by the coding sequence ATGGCAGAGAATCTCTCCGCCCCAAAAGACCAGACTAATATTGTCCTAGAAGCTAATCAGAGGTTGTCCCAATCGCTGCTCTGGAGACTTCAACGCCAATTTTTCGAGCAACAAGGTCTTCAAGCCTGGAATACGGGCAAAGTTCCCCACTACATCACCAGCAATCCCTTCATTGCTAATGCCTATGGAAAAGTCGTATTTGGGTTTTTGCGCGATTGGTCTGCAATCTCCGAAGGTGAGACTTGCCCAATACCTCTGGATTTAAGCCAACCCGTTTATATCCTGGAATTGGGGTCGGGGTCTGGTCGTTTTGCCTACCACTTCCTCAAACAATTTTTTGCCGATTATCCCCACTCGGTGCTGCGGGAAATTCCAGTTAAGTACGTGATGACGGACTTTGCTCGATCAACCCTCGATTTCTGGCAATCTCATCCCTTCCTGCAACCCTTTATCGAGCAAGGTCTTTTGGATTTTGCTCGTTTTGATATTGAAAGTACAGACCCCCTTCAGCTCGTGCAGTCTGGCGAGGTGCTATCCGCAGAGACGCTAAAGAACCCTGCAATTGTCTTTGCTAACTATTTTTTTGACAGCATTCCCCAAGACCTGTTTGCCATCCAGAAGGGTCAACTCCATGAAACCCTGTTGACTCTCTCCTCCTCCCACGCGATTGAGGATTTAACCGAATCCGATTCACTGGAAGCTCTGGAAATTCATTTTGAGGATCGCCCCATTAACGTTGAATACTACGAGAATCCGGCTTTCAATCGGGTATTGCAGTACTATCAACAGCATTTGGATGATACCAATCTGTTGTTTCCCTCCGTCGCCTTGGATTGTCTCGCCCATTTACGAAAATTGACGGGAGATCGCCTGTTATTGCTCGCTGCCGATAAAGGCTATAGTCGCGAAGATTTCTTGCAAGATCGAGAAAAGCCCAAACTCATGTTTCATCAGGGATGTTTTTCCCTCATGGTGAACTTCCACGCGATCGCGCAATATACTCAACTCCAAGGCGGTCAAGCATTGGTTCCCAGCCATCTCCCCAGAGGTTTGAATATCTGTGCCTTTCTTTTCGGAGAGCCTGCAACCGAGTATGGGGAAACGCAGCAAGCCTACCAAAATTGCATCCAGAAGACGAGTCCGGATGACTTCTTTGCGCTGAAGAAGATCGTCGAGCCTGTCTACTCAACCCTTAATCTCCGGCAAATTCTGGCTTACCTGCGCTTTAGCGGCTGGGATAGCAATATCTTTTTGGGATGCCTTCCGGCATTAATGGCGCAAGTTGAAACTGCCCCCGAATCTCTGTGGCAAGAGGTTTACCGAGCGATCCAAAATGTCTGGGAAATGTACTACTGGATTGGTGAAGATGCCGATTTGCCACTGCAATTGGCTCGGTTGCTTTCTGTCATGGGCGATGATGCTGAAGCGCTTGACTATTTAGACGATTCGTTGAGACTTTATGGAGAAACCTCAGAAAACCTCCTGCATCAAGCAGCGTGTTACTTTCGCTTGGGGGAAAAAGTTGATGCGCTTGCGACTCTCGAACGGACTTTAGTCCTACAACCCCAGTTAAATGCTGCTCGGATTTTAAAACAGGCAATTGAAACGGACAACGATGCTGTAGAGTCGGTGCTGCAAGTTGCCCTATCCCAGGATCGCGACTTAAGCTTTATAACGCACGCTAACACGCTCGACCCCCTTTCTCTAAGCCTTTCGGGGTTAAAGCAGGTTTTGGAGCGCTACATTGAGGGACAACCGCCTACAGGAACTGTTCTGGAAACAGAACCGATACCTTTATCCCAATTAGGAGAAAAATTTCAGCTTTCACCCTTTGAACGAGCGATTCTCCTTCTGTGCGTTGGTTTGGAAATCGAACCGAATTTTCAATCTCTCTGCGCGAAGGCTCAAGGGGATGCCCAAAAGCCCTATGCCACCCTCGGATTGGCGCTCTCGGCGCTCCCTGGTGCGGATTGGTCGGTACTTTCGCCCCAAAATGCCTTGCACTACTGGCAACTGGTTCGGATGGAACCGGGGCGCTTGTTGACGGAATCCCCACTTAAAATCGATCGCGGAATTTTATGTTATCTTCTGGGCGAACCGTCCTTAGCGCCTCAATTGGCGGATTTGGTAACGATCGTCTCTCCTCAAGGAATTGCGCTGCCACCCTCCCACCGCGCGATCGCGCAGCAAATCGTTACGGCTTGGTCTGCTTCTCCTCCCCATCAAAGATTGCCATTAATCGCTTTAAATGGAACTGATGAGACAACGAATGCGAATATTGCGACAATCGCTTGCGATTTTCTGGGATTTCAACTCGTGACGCTATCTGCCGCCGTTTTACCCGCGAGTCCCCACGACCTCAAGGAGTTACAACGGTGTTGGGAACGGGAAGCGATTTTAACCCATAGCGTTCTGTTGCTCGATCGCGAAATGGCAACGGATCCCGCTCAAGAGGGCGCGATCGCGCTTTTCCTGGAAACCCTGAATACGCCTGTTATTTTTAGCAGCCGCGATCGTAAACCCCCGTTGCGCCGTTCGATCCTGATCTTTGATGTACCAAAATTGCCTCATGAGGAGCAAATCGCGCTATGGAACGCTTATTTGCAGAATTCTGCCGAAAAACTCGGTCATTATGGAAGTGTTTTAGCAACGCAATTCTCCCTCACTCCCACTGCAATTCAAACGGTGTGTTTGCAAGTTAACGAACGGGAAGATGATGCGACATTTCGCGAACACCTGTGGCATCTTTGCCGCCTCCAGGCACGTCCCAATTTAGACGATCTCGCGCAGCGCATCGAAGCGACTGCAACCTGGAATGAGTTGGTATTGCCCGATCGCGAACGGCAAATTCTCAAGGATATGGCGGCTCATCTCAAGTATCGCGCCCAAGTGTATCAAGATTGGGGTTTTGCGAAAAAGGGCGATCGCGGGTTGGGAATTAGCGCTCTTTTTTATGGGGAAAGCGGAACGGGGAAAACAATGGCGGCGGAAGTTTTGGCGGCAGATTGCAATCTCGATCTGTATCGCATCGATCTCAGTACGGTGGTGAGTAAATATATTGGCGAAACGGAAAAGAATTTGCGGCGTATTTTTGATGCAGCGGAGACGGGTGGGGTTATTTTATTATTCGATGAAGCCGATGCCCTGTTTGGCAAGCGGACGGAAATTAAAGATAGCCGCGATCGTCACGCTAATATTGAGGTGAGTTACCTGCTTCAGCGCATGGAAACCTACCAGGGACTGGCGATCCTCACCAGCAATCTTAAGGACAGTTTGGATAAGGCGTTTTTGCGCCGCCTTCGGTTTATGCTTCCTTTTCCCTTTCCCGATTCAGACGCGCGATCGGCAATTTGGCAGGGAATTTTCCCCACTCAAACCCCCACGCAAGGGTTAGATTACACTAAGTTGGGACAACTGAAGGTTGCAGGGGGCAACATTCGCAACATTGCTCTTAATGCCGCATTTCTCGCCGCTCAGAATAATAGTCCCGTGACGATGGAATGGATTCGTCAGGCGGCTCAACGGGAATATCTCAAGCTGGAAAAGTTGTTAACGAATGAAGAGATTCGCGGGTGGAGTGGGGATTAG
- a CDS encoding CpcT/CpeT family chromophore lyase, with product MKSTLRPLKAGACAALLMATLTPSAAAATLSPSERVQQVADWFTGLFDNKTQVKNDSSIPFLTMENCAVSASGDGSSARYVHLEQYFGNTGRLLRSSAYEFSPSESGVDLSVFTYRDRASALGTCDRAMPTLDFSNLTLPSCDLMLDYKPNEFFGTNAPVGCPTSFPIPGSTVVSTVTISADAIDSLDTFILPTGGSIGTSIAFRPVSTPEPTMVLGLIAMGLMVVARKRQES from the coding sequence ATGAAATCAACCCTACGACCCCTCAAAGCAGGAGCTTGTGCCGCTCTACTCATGGCAACCCTTACCCCCTCCGCAGCAGCAGCAACTCTTTCCCCAAGCGAGCGGGTGCAGCAAGTTGCGGACTGGTTTACTGGCTTGTTCGATAATAAGACTCAGGTTAAAAACGATTCCAGCATTCCGTTTCTCACAATGGAAAATTGCGCGGTGTCGGCTAGCGGTGACGGATCGTCTGCTCGGTATGTGCATCTAGAGCAGTATTTTGGCAACACGGGGAGATTGTTGCGCAGTAGTGCTTATGAGTTTAGTCCTTCCGAGAGTGGGGTCGATCTTAGCGTGTTTACCTACCGCGATCGCGCGTCGGCTCTGGGAACCTGCGATCGCGCGATGCCAACGTTAGACTTCAGCAATCTTACCCTGCCAAGCTGCGATTTGATGTTGGACTACAAACCGAACGAATTTTTCGGCACCAATGCACCCGTCGGCTGTCCGACAAGTTTCCCAATCCCCGGTAGCACCGTCGTTTCAACAGTGACGATTTCAGCCGACGCGATCGATTCTCTCGATACTTTTATCCTGCCAACCGGAGGCTCAATTGGTACGTCGATTGCATTTCGCCCGGTTAGCACGCCGGAACCAACAATGGTGCTTGGGTTGATCGCAATGGGATTAATGGTTGTTGCTCGCAAACGGCAGGAAAGCTAG
- a CDS encoding DUF4255 domain-containing protein, with protein sequence MLDAALTFFQEQLNNYIKIKTGGQKEDTVRFAEIQPPKEVGMQSNAITALLVNLEEERIFRSGAAYSSNLPNGTSRPANPNLCLNLHLLFIANFKDYVEGLRVLSLVLKFFRSYRLFDCQKFPSLSPEIEQLSTEMVNLSFMEQGELWRSLELPCSPSALYKVRMIVFQDMEMDFVETGAELGEIQSITSQR encoded by the coding sequence ATGCTTGATGCAGCACTGACCTTCTTTCAAGAACAGCTTAATAACTATATTAAAATCAAAACCGGCGGTCAGAAAGAAGATACAGTTCGGTTTGCTGAAATCCAACCGCCAAAAGAGGTTGGGATGCAAAGTAATGCGATTACAGCGTTGTTGGTCAACTTGGAAGAAGAGCGTATTTTTCGTTCTGGAGCGGCATATTCAAGCAATCTTCCCAATGGGACGAGCAGACCCGCGAATCCTAATCTGTGTCTTAATTTACACCTGTTATTTATCGCGAATTTCAAGGATTATGTTGAGGGTTTGAGAGTTTTATCTTTAGTTCTCAAGTTTTTCCGTAGCTATCGATTATTCGATTGTCAAAAGTTTCCTTCTTTGAGTCCGGAGATCGAGCAATTGTCTACAGAAATGGTCAATCTTTCGTTTATGGAACAAGGCGAACTTTGGCGTTCTTTAGAATTGCCGTGCAGTCCTTCTGCGCTGTACAAAGTGAGGATGATTGTCTTTCAAGATATGGAGATGGATTTTGTTGAAACGGGAGCAGAATTAGGAGAAATTCAATCAATAACTTCGCAACGCTAA